A stretch of Labrus bergylta chromosome 19, fLabBer1.1, whole genome shotgun sequence DNA encodes these proteins:
- the znf687b gene encoding zinc finger protein 687b isoform X2, whose translation MGDMKTPDFDDLLAAFDIPDIDAKEAIQSAPDEAEGPHGAAGPPLGKTDSVVGSSLRPPSPSDPQSDTSIVSVIVKNKVRLEPSDGGEGDADQDPIDVITGVDVGPRLGACAPGIAESEALNHNGFGASGASTPLPLSQTQSNGAPWSMNTPKVSSEAAGSGAAKSHKQGGNIFNRLKPLVAQGSGDPVGRARKMQLLQQQHQQQQDSGQERADGVNASLPSSSSLSAGSSPLATGGPVGLASPFFPPSKPLLPTPPSAPAAHPLHSSQPFNGASKSGPAGFQHQQMEEEDSDPDLGSPLVIQENPDSPTCTQLSRRYKSDSVSAQPTSSTASHPKLGDTPSGASQTSSTPQSSSIENPQLEDRHPEHVIEERDSPESPEPEMPKSTAQVASKRSSSPAVASTPPLAELREPKEEEEEMEVGNGIEKVADSKSDKGENAKASEEKMEVDNGKQKAPVTDGGETGGAAPAAAGAPSRPLKVRIKTIKTSTGGITRTVTRVAPKGGAAGKGLDSKSQTGERKVLGNKAQKADSSSGLTTTSQKVSALNALPVSTLAASSVMLAAATKVQNKMAASDKTKVSATAVSITKSAALPATPTVSSSPKFSVAAGGISVRTATNKTANGGSSTIIGGALQQNKPASIVNSTGAVISRSQSSLVEAFNKILNSKNLLPSYKPDLSAPPPPEWGLPLPSTGYRCLECGDAFALERSLARHYDRRSLRIEVTCNHCAKRLAFFNKCSLLLHAREHKERGLVMQCSHLVMRPVTVEQMIGQQDITPIGGLLSSSSSSPPVSSPSTTTGGSAASANSSPMKDASAPAASAQPRQVRRAPQGPQALMPLPCKKAEGLQYNNFKCPECQTQFNSKAELVTHFQQIRAAPNSTCTQCSPPMMLPNSCAVSAHQRIHKHRAPHVCPECGGTARQASFQTHLEEACLHFARRIGYRCSSCQVVFGGLNSIKSHIQTAHCEVFHKCPSCPMAFKSSPSAQSHISTLHPSLVGGQAKMIYKCVMCDTVFTQKPLLYMHFDTHLAKQKVHVFKCPDCTKLYAQKGSMMEHIKTAHRGPSAKQTDSQTDSSNATSAPTTTSGPSGLKSKSSGKPDNSDGEDWGRDQEEEEEEEDEEEDDDEDYEAPGSSSQPPSQTEWTCPQCQTTFTDNDDYLSHVKMEHGKFPCRICGGTFSTSSSLRRHERVIHEGNKRVFHCQYCTEGKRTFGSRFLLDKHVRLHHRTTDGQGPPMTRKRAATGGEGPGSSSEHDGEVGPPGGRGGGGEEDENATEDGEEGTGPAKRTRASVASTSLAPNELEEEDNIFRCIPCGFSTEDGAEFQRHIPQHRGDTVSFQCLQCGVCFASAGSLGRHRFITHRVRDTQSDADRGTPRAHHSSPDGSPAGSPGAQGEDGDGNLGCKVCGRRFDKASDLNTHFRTHGMAFLTAHKTDKPQ comes from the exons ATGGGGGACATGAAGACCCCAGATTTCGATGACCTGTTGGCAGCATTTGACATACCTGACATAGATGCCAAAGAGGCCATCCAGTCTGCCCCGGATGAGGCAGAGGGACCCCATGGAGCGGCAGGGCCACCTCTGGGAAAGACAGACAGCGTGGTGGGATCATCCTTGAGACCACCGAGCCCGTCAGACCCCCAGTCTGACACCTCTATTGTTAGTGTGATTGTGAAAAATAAAGTACGCCTCGAGCCTTcagatggaggagaaggagacgcGGACCAGGACCCTATTGATGTAATCACAGGGGTCGACGTGGGTCCTAGACTGGGTGCATGTGCCCCTGGGATTGCTGAATCTGAGGCTCTCAACCACAACGGTTTTGGGGCATCTGGTGCCTCCACACCCCTTCCCCTCAGCCAGACCCAGTCTAACGGGGCACCCTGGTCAATGAACACCCCTAAAGTTTCTTCAGAGGCAGCAGGTTCTGGTGCAGCAAAGTCTCACAAACAGGGtggaaacattttcaacagACTTAAACCGCTTGTAGCACAGGGGTCAGGAGATCCAGTGGGCCGGGCCAGGAAGATGCAGCTTCTCCAGCAGCAACACCAGCAACAGCAGGATTCAGGCCAGGAGAGGGCTGACGGGGTCAATGCATCATTACCTTCATCGTCTTCTCTCTCAGCTGGCTCGTCTCCTTTGGCTACAGGTGGACCCGTTGGACTAGCCTCGCCTTTCTTTCCACCTTCCAAGCCTCTGCTTCCAACTCCACCTTCTGCACCTGCAGCACACCCGCTGCACTCGTCTCAGCCGTTTAACGGAGCCTCTAAAAGCGGCCCTGCTGGGTTTCAGCATCagcagatggaggaggaggattctGACCCTGACTTGGGGAGTCCACTGGTGATCCAAGAGAACCCTGACTCCCCGACTTGCACTCAGCTGAGCCGACGTTACAAGTCCGACTCCGTCTCAGCCCAGCCCACGTCCTCGACTGCATCTCACCCTAAACTTGGGGACACTCCTTCAGGGGCGTCTCAGACTTCATCAACACCCCAGTCAAGCTCAATAGAGAATCCCCAGCTGGAGGACCGGCATCCAGAACATGTCATAGAGGAGAGAGACTCACCAGAGAGTCCTGAACCAGAGATGCCAAAATCAACTGCTCAAGTTGCTTCTAAGAGGTCCTCCAGCCCTGCAGTGGCCTCCACTCCACCTCTGGCTGAACTTCGGGAGcccaaagaggaggaggaggagatggaggttGGGAATGGGATTGAGAAGGTGGCTGATAGCAAATCTGACAAGGGAGAAAATGCAAAAGCAAGTGAGGAGAAAATGGAAGTAGATAATGGAAAGCAAAAAGCACCGGTGACTGATGGAGGAGAAACAGGTGGTGCTGCGCCTGCTGCTGCCGGAGCTCCATCCCGACCCCTAAAAGTcagaatcaaaacaataaaaacctcCACGGGCGGAATCACCAGAACTGTCACAAGAGTAGCACCTAAAGGTGGTGCAGCAGGGAAAGGGTTGGACTCTAAATCCCAAACTGGGGAGCGTAAGGTTTTAGGAAACAAGGCCCAAAAAGCTGACTCTTCCTCTGGTTTGACAACAACTTCCCAGAAAGTGAGTGCTCTCAACGCTCTGCCTGTGTCTACTCTCGCAGCCAGCAGCGTCATGCTAGCTGCCGCCACAAAGGTCCAGAACAAGATGGCTGCATCAGACAAGACCAAGGTTTCTGCCACTGCCGTCAGCATCACTAAGTCTGCCGCCCTGCCTGCAACTCCCACTGTGTCATCCTCTCCCAAGTTCTCTGTCGCTGCCGGTGGCATCAGTGTACGTACAGCCACTAATAAGACAGCTAACGGAGGAAGCAGCACCATCATAGGCGGCGCCCTCCAGCAAAACAAACCGGCCTCCATCGTCAACAGCACAGGCGCCGTCATCTCCCGCAGTCAGTCCAGCCTGGTCGAGGCCTTTAACAAAATCCTGAACAGTAAAAACCTTCTACCGAGCTACAAGCCGGACCTCTCAGCTCCTCCGCCTCCTGAGTGGGGCCTCCCGCTCCCATCCACAGGGTACCGCTGCCTGGAGTGCGGAGATGCCTTTGCTCTGGAGCGCAGCCTGGCTCGACACTACGACAGACGATCACTCCGCATTGAAGTAACCTGCAACCACTGTGCTAAGAGGCTGGCCTTCTTTAACAAGTGCAGCCTGCTGCTGCACGCCCGGGAACACAAGGAGCGCGGGCTGGTCATGCAGTGCTCACACCTGGTCATGAGGCCTGTGACAGTGGAGCAGATGATTGGACAGCAGGACATTACACCCATTGGTG GCTTGCtctcctcttcgtcctcctctcctccagtctcctctccctccaccacGACCGGAGGCTCTGCAGCCTCCGCTAACTCCAGCCCCATGAAAGACGCTTCAGCTCCCGCTGCCTCAGCTCAGCCTCGACAGGTCCGCCGCGCACCTCAGGGCCCCCAAGCCCTCATGCCTCTTCCCTGCAAGAAGGCAGAAGGGCTGCAGtacaacaacttcaaatgtcCAGAGTGCCAAACACAATTCAACAGCAAGGCTGAACTGGTCACTCACTTCCAGCAGATCAGAGCTGCTCCTAACTCT ACATGTACGCAGTGCTCGCCTCCTATGATGCTGCCAAACTCGTGTGCCGTATCTGCCCACCAGAGGATCCATAAACACAGAGCGCCTCATGTCTGTCCGGAGTGTGGTGGGACTGCCAGACAGGCCAGCTTCCAGACTCACCTGGAGGAGGCCTGCCTGCACTTTGCCAGGCGCATCGGGTACAG GTGCTCAAGCTGCCAGGTCGTGTTTGGAGGTTTGAACTCCATCAAGTCCCACATTCAGACTGCTCACTGCGAGGTTTTCCATAAGTGCCCAAGCTGCCCCATGGCCTTCAAATCCTCCCCCAGCGCCCAGAGCCACATCAGCACCCTGCACCCGTCACTCGTCGGAGGACAGGCCAA AATGATCTAcaagtgtgtgatgtgtgacaCGGTTTTTACCCAGAAGCCCTTGCTGTACATGCACTTTGACACTCATTTagccaagcagaaagtgcatgTGTTTAAGTGTCCCGACTGCACGAAGCTCTACGCTCAGAAAGGATCTATGATGGAGCATATAAAG ACCGCTCACAGAGGACCTTCAGCCAAACAAACAGACTCTCAGACCGATTCCTCAAACGCCACCTCAGCCCCCACGACGACGTCCGGCCCCTCAGGCCTCAAATCCAAATCCTCCGGAAAGCCTGACAACTCGGATGGAGAGGACTGGGGCCGGgatcaggaggaggaagaggaggaggaggacgaggaggaggacgatgacGAGGACTATGAGGCCCCGGGGAGCAGCAGTCAACCCCCGTCCCAGACTGAGTGGACCTGCCCGCAGTGTCAGACCACCTTCACTGACAACGATGACTACCTGAGTCACGTGAAGATGGAGCACGGCAAG TTCCCCTGTCGTATTTGTGGAGGCACGTTCAGCACGTCTTCCAGCCTGAGACGTCACGAGCGAGTCATTCACGAGGGCAACAAGAGAGTGTTCCACTGCCA ATATTGTACAGAAGGGAAGCGCACCTTTGGCAGTCGGTTCTTACTGGACAAACATGTCCGGCTCCATCACAGAACCACAGACGGACAG GGTCCCCCAATGACCCGGAAGCGCGCGGCCACAGGTGGAGAAGGACCAGGCAGTTCCTCAGAACACGATGGGGAGGTGGGACCTCCTGGAGgccggggaggaggaggagaagaagatgagAACGCCACAGAGGACGGGGAGGAGGGTACAGGTCCCGCTAAGAGAACCAGGGCGTCTGTAGCTTCCACATCATTGGCCCCAAacgagctggaggaggaggacaacaTTTTCCGCTGCATCCCCTGCGGCTTCTCCACGGAGGACGGGGCGGAGTTCCAGCGGCACATCCCGCAGCATCGCGGCGACACCGTCTCCTTCCAGTGCCTGCAGTGCGGTGTCTGCTTTGCGTCGGCCGGCTCTCTCGGCAGACACAGATTCATCACGCACCGCGTCCGCGACACCCAGAGTGACGCCGACCGCGGCACCCCCCGCGCCCACCACAGCTCTCCCGATGGCTCGCCCGCCGGCTCCCCAGGGGCGCAGGGCGAGGACGGAGACGGAAACCTGGGCTGCAAGGTGTGCGGACGGCGTTTCGACAAGGCCTCGGACCTCAACACCCACTTCAGGACCCACGGCATGGCCTTCCTCACCGCACACAAAACGGACAAGCCTCAGTAG
- the znf687b gene encoding zinc finger protein 687b isoform X1 produces the protein MGDMKTPDFDDLLAAFDIPDIDAKEAIQSAPDEAEGPHGAAGPPLGKTDSVVGSSLRPPSPSDPQSDTSIVSVIVKNKVRLEPSDGGEGDADQDPIDVITGVDVGPRLGACAPGIAESEALNHNGFGASGASTPLPLSQTQSNGAPWSMNTPKVSSEAAGSGAAKSHKQGGNIFNRLKPLVAQGSGDPVGRARKMQLLQQQHQQQQDSGQERADGVNASLPSSSSLSAGSSPLATGGPVGLASPFFPPSKPLLPTPPSAPAAHPLHSSQPFNGASKSGPAGFQHQQMEEEDSDPDLGSPLVIQENPDSPTCTQLSRRYKSDSVSAQPTSSTASHPKLGDTPSGASQTSSTPQSSSIENPQLEDRHPEHVIEERDSPESPEPEMPKSTAQVASKRSSSPAVASTPPLAELREPKEEEEEMEVGNGIEKVADSKSDKGENAKASEEKMEVDNGKQKAPVTDGGETGGAAPAAAGAPSRPLKVRIKTIKTSTGGITRTVTRVAPKGGAAGKGLDSKSQTGERKVLGNKAQKADSSSGLTTTSQKVSALNALPVSTLAASSVMLAAATKVQNKMAASDKTKVSATAVSITKSAALPATPTVSSSPKFSVAAGGISVRTATNKTANGGSSTIIGGALQQNKPASIVNSTGAVISRSQSSLVEAFNKILNSKNLLPSYKPDLSAPPPPEWGLPLPSTGYRCLECGDAFALERSLARHYDRRSLRIEVTCNHCAKRLAFFNKCSLLLHAREHKERGLVMQCSHLVMRPVTVEQMIGQQDITPIGVSSPSTTTGGSAASANSSPMKDASAPAASAQPRQVRRAPQGPQALMPLPCKKAEGLQYNNFKCPECQTQFNSKAELVTHFQQIRAAPNSTCTQCSPPMMLPNSCAVSAHQRIHKHRAPHVCPECGGTARQASFQTHLEEACLHFARRIGYRCSSCQVVFGGLNSIKSHIQTAHCEVFHKCPSCPMAFKSSPSAQSHISTLHPSLVGGQAKMIYKCVMCDTVFTQKPLLYMHFDTHLAKQKVHVFKCPDCTKLYAQKGSMMEHIKTAHRGPSAKQTDSQTDSSNATSAPTTTSGPSGLKSKSSGKPDNSDGEDWGRDQEEEEEEEDEEEDDDEDYEAPGSSSQPPSQTEWTCPQCQTTFTDNDDYLSHVKMEHGKFPCRICGGTFSTSSSLRRHERVIHEGNKRVFHCQYCTEGKRTFGSRFLLDKHVRLHHRTTDGQGPPMTRKRAATGGEGPGSSSEHDGEVGPPGGRGGGGEEDENATEDGEEGTGPAKRTRASVASTSLAPNELEEEDNIFRCIPCGFSTEDGAEFQRHIPQHRGDTVSFQCLQCGVCFASAGSLGRHRFITHRVRDTQSDADRGTPRAHHSSPDGSPAGSPGAQGEDGDGNLGCKVCGRRFDKASDLNTHFRTHGMAFLTAHKTDKPQ, from the exons ATGGGGGACATGAAGACCCCAGATTTCGATGACCTGTTGGCAGCATTTGACATACCTGACATAGATGCCAAAGAGGCCATCCAGTCTGCCCCGGATGAGGCAGAGGGACCCCATGGAGCGGCAGGGCCACCTCTGGGAAAGACAGACAGCGTGGTGGGATCATCCTTGAGACCACCGAGCCCGTCAGACCCCCAGTCTGACACCTCTATTGTTAGTGTGATTGTGAAAAATAAAGTACGCCTCGAGCCTTcagatggaggagaaggagacgcGGACCAGGACCCTATTGATGTAATCACAGGGGTCGACGTGGGTCCTAGACTGGGTGCATGTGCCCCTGGGATTGCTGAATCTGAGGCTCTCAACCACAACGGTTTTGGGGCATCTGGTGCCTCCACACCCCTTCCCCTCAGCCAGACCCAGTCTAACGGGGCACCCTGGTCAATGAACACCCCTAAAGTTTCTTCAGAGGCAGCAGGTTCTGGTGCAGCAAAGTCTCACAAACAGGGtggaaacattttcaacagACTTAAACCGCTTGTAGCACAGGGGTCAGGAGATCCAGTGGGCCGGGCCAGGAAGATGCAGCTTCTCCAGCAGCAACACCAGCAACAGCAGGATTCAGGCCAGGAGAGGGCTGACGGGGTCAATGCATCATTACCTTCATCGTCTTCTCTCTCAGCTGGCTCGTCTCCTTTGGCTACAGGTGGACCCGTTGGACTAGCCTCGCCTTTCTTTCCACCTTCCAAGCCTCTGCTTCCAACTCCACCTTCTGCACCTGCAGCACACCCGCTGCACTCGTCTCAGCCGTTTAACGGAGCCTCTAAAAGCGGCCCTGCTGGGTTTCAGCATCagcagatggaggaggaggattctGACCCTGACTTGGGGAGTCCACTGGTGATCCAAGAGAACCCTGACTCCCCGACTTGCACTCAGCTGAGCCGACGTTACAAGTCCGACTCCGTCTCAGCCCAGCCCACGTCCTCGACTGCATCTCACCCTAAACTTGGGGACACTCCTTCAGGGGCGTCTCAGACTTCATCAACACCCCAGTCAAGCTCAATAGAGAATCCCCAGCTGGAGGACCGGCATCCAGAACATGTCATAGAGGAGAGAGACTCACCAGAGAGTCCTGAACCAGAGATGCCAAAATCAACTGCTCAAGTTGCTTCTAAGAGGTCCTCCAGCCCTGCAGTGGCCTCCACTCCACCTCTGGCTGAACTTCGGGAGcccaaagaggaggaggaggagatggaggttGGGAATGGGATTGAGAAGGTGGCTGATAGCAAATCTGACAAGGGAGAAAATGCAAAAGCAAGTGAGGAGAAAATGGAAGTAGATAATGGAAAGCAAAAAGCACCGGTGACTGATGGAGGAGAAACAGGTGGTGCTGCGCCTGCTGCTGCCGGAGCTCCATCCCGACCCCTAAAAGTcagaatcaaaacaataaaaacctcCACGGGCGGAATCACCAGAACTGTCACAAGAGTAGCACCTAAAGGTGGTGCAGCAGGGAAAGGGTTGGACTCTAAATCCCAAACTGGGGAGCGTAAGGTTTTAGGAAACAAGGCCCAAAAAGCTGACTCTTCCTCTGGTTTGACAACAACTTCCCAGAAAGTGAGTGCTCTCAACGCTCTGCCTGTGTCTACTCTCGCAGCCAGCAGCGTCATGCTAGCTGCCGCCACAAAGGTCCAGAACAAGATGGCTGCATCAGACAAGACCAAGGTTTCTGCCACTGCCGTCAGCATCACTAAGTCTGCCGCCCTGCCTGCAACTCCCACTGTGTCATCCTCTCCCAAGTTCTCTGTCGCTGCCGGTGGCATCAGTGTACGTACAGCCACTAATAAGACAGCTAACGGAGGAAGCAGCACCATCATAGGCGGCGCCCTCCAGCAAAACAAACCGGCCTCCATCGTCAACAGCACAGGCGCCGTCATCTCCCGCAGTCAGTCCAGCCTGGTCGAGGCCTTTAACAAAATCCTGAACAGTAAAAACCTTCTACCGAGCTACAAGCCGGACCTCTCAGCTCCTCCGCCTCCTGAGTGGGGCCTCCCGCTCCCATCCACAGGGTACCGCTGCCTGGAGTGCGGAGATGCCTTTGCTCTGGAGCGCAGCCTGGCTCGACACTACGACAGACGATCACTCCGCATTGAAGTAACCTGCAACCACTGTGCTAAGAGGCTGGCCTTCTTTAACAAGTGCAGCCTGCTGCTGCACGCCCGGGAACACAAGGAGCGCGGGCTGGTCATGCAGTGCTCACACCTGGTCATGAGGCCTGTGACAGTGGAGCAGATGATTGGACAGCAGGACATTACACCCATTGGTG tctcctctccctccaccacGACCGGAGGCTCTGCAGCCTCCGCTAACTCCAGCCCCATGAAAGACGCTTCAGCTCCCGCTGCCTCAGCTCAGCCTCGACAGGTCCGCCGCGCACCTCAGGGCCCCCAAGCCCTCATGCCTCTTCCCTGCAAGAAGGCAGAAGGGCTGCAGtacaacaacttcaaatgtcCAGAGTGCCAAACACAATTCAACAGCAAGGCTGAACTGGTCACTCACTTCCAGCAGATCAGAGCTGCTCCTAACTCT ACATGTACGCAGTGCTCGCCTCCTATGATGCTGCCAAACTCGTGTGCCGTATCTGCCCACCAGAGGATCCATAAACACAGAGCGCCTCATGTCTGTCCGGAGTGTGGTGGGACTGCCAGACAGGCCAGCTTCCAGACTCACCTGGAGGAGGCCTGCCTGCACTTTGCCAGGCGCATCGGGTACAG GTGCTCAAGCTGCCAGGTCGTGTTTGGAGGTTTGAACTCCATCAAGTCCCACATTCAGACTGCTCACTGCGAGGTTTTCCATAAGTGCCCAAGCTGCCCCATGGCCTTCAAATCCTCCCCCAGCGCCCAGAGCCACATCAGCACCCTGCACCCGTCACTCGTCGGAGGACAGGCCAA AATGATCTAcaagtgtgtgatgtgtgacaCGGTTTTTACCCAGAAGCCCTTGCTGTACATGCACTTTGACACTCATTTagccaagcagaaagtgcatgTGTTTAAGTGTCCCGACTGCACGAAGCTCTACGCTCAGAAAGGATCTATGATGGAGCATATAAAG ACCGCTCACAGAGGACCTTCAGCCAAACAAACAGACTCTCAGACCGATTCCTCAAACGCCACCTCAGCCCCCACGACGACGTCCGGCCCCTCAGGCCTCAAATCCAAATCCTCCGGAAAGCCTGACAACTCGGATGGAGAGGACTGGGGCCGGgatcaggaggaggaagaggaggaggaggacgaggaggaggacgatgacGAGGACTATGAGGCCCCGGGGAGCAGCAGTCAACCCCCGTCCCAGACTGAGTGGACCTGCCCGCAGTGTCAGACCACCTTCACTGACAACGATGACTACCTGAGTCACGTGAAGATGGAGCACGGCAAG TTCCCCTGTCGTATTTGTGGAGGCACGTTCAGCACGTCTTCCAGCCTGAGACGTCACGAGCGAGTCATTCACGAGGGCAACAAGAGAGTGTTCCACTGCCA ATATTGTACAGAAGGGAAGCGCACCTTTGGCAGTCGGTTCTTACTGGACAAACATGTCCGGCTCCATCACAGAACCACAGACGGACAG GGTCCCCCAATGACCCGGAAGCGCGCGGCCACAGGTGGAGAAGGACCAGGCAGTTCCTCAGAACACGATGGGGAGGTGGGACCTCCTGGAGgccggggaggaggaggagaagaagatgagAACGCCACAGAGGACGGGGAGGAGGGTACAGGTCCCGCTAAGAGAACCAGGGCGTCTGTAGCTTCCACATCATTGGCCCCAAacgagctggaggaggaggacaacaTTTTCCGCTGCATCCCCTGCGGCTTCTCCACGGAGGACGGGGCGGAGTTCCAGCGGCACATCCCGCAGCATCGCGGCGACACCGTCTCCTTCCAGTGCCTGCAGTGCGGTGTCTGCTTTGCGTCGGCCGGCTCTCTCGGCAGACACAGATTCATCACGCACCGCGTCCGCGACACCCAGAGTGACGCCGACCGCGGCACCCCCCGCGCCCACCACAGCTCTCCCGATGGCTCGCCCGCCGGCTCCCCAGGGGCGCAGGGCGAGGACGGAGACGGAAACCTGGGCTGCAAGGTGTGCGGACGGCGTTTCGACAAGGCCTCGGACCTCAACACCCACTTCAGGACCCACGGCATGGCCTTCCTCACCGCACACAAAACGGACAAGCCTCAGTAG
- the aqp10b gene encoding aquaporin-10b, with protein sequence MYQKIKHSSLLHSNTSTLPQPGHKVHDVDNCSSMKGQTLLHKADSAVLWGSEDLTDDSVPPLKVQLWPDGEEKTTGMERLLKKCQIRNKLFRECLAECLGVYILILFGCGSVAQVTTTEEKKGQYLSINLGFALGVTFGIFVSRGVSGAHLNPAVSLSLCVLGRHPWMKLPFYIFFQLLGAFLAAATVALQYHDAIRAYGGGQLTVTGPTATAGIFSTYPSDYLSVWGGVVDQVIGTAALLLCVLALGDQRNTSLPDSFQPVLVGAVVLVIGISMGSNSGYALNPARDFGPRLFTYIAGWGDDVFRAGDGWWWVPIVAPCVGALLGTLIYQLMIEVHHPIHQSELPSSCQEATESKTGVELEGVEPGCEKPTKNSNLA encoded by the exons ATGTACCAAAAGATAAAACACTCTTCTCTCCTGCACTCAAACACATCTACACTTCCTCAGCCGGGCCATAAAGTGCATGACGTAGACAACTGCTCCAGTATGAAAGGGCAAACTCTGCTCCATAAGGCAGACAGTGCAGTGCTGTGGGGGTCAGAGGATCTGACGGATGACAGCGTCCCGCCTCTGAAAGTTCAGCTTTGGCCCGACGGAGAGGAGAAAACGACGGGAATGGAGAGGCTGCTGAAGAAATGTCAGATCAGAAACAAACTGTTCAGGGAGTGTTTGGCTGAGTGTCTCGGGGTCTACATCTTGATT CTGTTTGGATGTGGCTCCGTTGCCCAGGTGACCACAACAGAAGAGAAGAAGGGACAGTACCTATCCATAAACCTGGGTTTTGCACTTGGAGTAACATTTGGGATCTTTGTGTCACGTGGAGTTTCAG GTGCCCATCTGAACCCGGCGGTGTCTCTGAGTTTGTGTGTTCTGGGGAGACATCCCTGGATGAAGCTGCCTTTCTACATCTTCTTCCAGCTGCTCGGAGCTTTTCTAGCTGCAGCCACAGTTGCACTGCAGTACCATG ATGCCATCAGGGCGTACGGTGGTGGACAGCTTACAGTCACAGGGCCAACAGCCACAGCGGGCATATTCTCCACCTACCCATCTGACTACCTGAGTGTGTGGGGAGGAGTCGTGGACCAG GTGATAGGCACCGCTGCCCTCTTGCTGTGTGTCCTGGCACTCGGGGACCAGAGGAACACCTCCCTCCCTGACAGCTTTCAGCCTGTACTGGTGGGTGCAGTGGTGCTGGTTATCGGCATCTCTATGGGCTCCAACAGCGGCTACGCTCTTAACCCAGCCAGGGATTTTGGACCTCGGTTATTCACGTACATCGCCGGCTGGGGAGATGATGTTTTCAG GGCTGGAGACGGTTGGTGGTGGGTGCCCATAGTGGCTCCTTGTGTCGGTGCCCTGCTGGGGACTCTGATCTACCAGCTGATGATCGAAGTCCACCATCCCATCCATCAGTCTGAGCTACCCAGTTCATGTCAGGAGGCCACTGAAAGCAAGACGGGCGTGGAGCTGGAGGGGGTGGAGCCAGGCTGTGAAAAACCCACCAAGAACTCCAATTTAGCTtag
- the hax1 gene encoding HCLS1-associated protein X-1 gives MSVFDLFRGFFGVPGGHYRGRRDPFFDTLTHDEDEDDDEEDGFYSDGFRGDQQDPFDGDWRFGFSFGPDGMRIQEPPVFGHVLREMEEIFSQLGRMDEQSESRHFGVPMLPPPQDGEKRGEGGSSGNPLRDFMLKCPESNTQGPRPGPPREPRNDSHRSYESPELPGWTPFAKFNDFWKQGPRKAPDERKEDRDLDSAVSSGGLDQILTPPAGQTPNQPRSRSFFQSVMVTKVLKPDGTVEERRTVRDGHGNEETTVTRSGGVGTQEDADHHTVPLTPGGQHPFSDLRDDNSLFSKFFRGFK, from the exons atgagtgtttttgatttatttcgCGGGTTCTTCGGGGTACCTGGAGGCCATTATCGCGGCCGACG GGACCCCTTCTTCGATACACTGActcatgatgaagatgaagatgatgatgaagaggacgGATTCTACTCTGACGGGTTCCGAGGGGACCAGCAGGACCCCTTTGATGGGGACTGGAGGTTTGGCTTCAGCTTTGGTCCAGACGGGATGAGGATCCAGGAGCCTCCAGTCTTTGGCCACGTCCTCAGGGAGATGGAGGAGATCTTCTCCCAGCTGGGCCGGATGGATGAGCAGTCAGAGTCAAGACACTTTG GTGTTCCTATGCTGCCACCACCTCAGGATGGAGAAAAGAGGGGTGAAGGGGGGTCCAGTGGTAACCCCCTGAGAGACTTTATGCTCAAATGTCCTGAAAGCAATACACAGGGACCCAGACCAGGGCCACCCAGAGAGCCCAGGAATGACAGCCACCGTTCTTATGAGTCACCAGAGCTTCCTGGCTGGACTCCTTTTGCAAAG TTCAATGATTTTTGGAAACAAGGGCCACGGAAAGCTCCAGATGAGCGGAAAGAAGATAGAG ATCTGGACTCTGCAGTGTCCTCTGGGGGCCTGGATCAGATTCTGACACCACCTGCTGGTCAGACTCCAAACCAACCCAGGAGCAGATCCTTCTTTCAGTCAGTCATGGTCACCAAGGTGTTGAAACCTGACGGG ACCGTTGAGGAGAGGCGGACTGTTAGAGATGGACATGGTAATGAAGAGACCACCGTGACCCGCTCAGGAGGTGTGGGTACCCAGGAGGATGCAGACCATCACACTGTGCCCCTCACACCAG GTGGCCAACATCCATTTTCAGACCTGCGTGATGACAACTCGTTATTCTCTAAGTTCTTTCGaggctttaaataa